One genomic region from Vibrio sp. STUT-A11 encodes:
- a CDS encoding FAD-binding oxidoreductase translates to MIHLPNDDATCGWYHALPKTPAKPSLQGNINADYVVLGAGFAGLAIARRLAEHEPDARILLIDAQRIGQGASGRNSGFVIDLPHKFSLEHPDPAHKQKLLALNRSAIGQLDCLISKYNIDCQWSAKGKYQGAVGERGEAYLDHFEHLMKDLGEPYFHVDRAELAKVLGTNYYSRAIYTPGGYLMQPAALVHGLGESLPDNVEVLENSPIRRLSKENDNWVLHGDKGSVRTPELLLGTSIFTREFGYLKNRLLPVMTFASWTRPLTDAEMQRYGGELNWGLTPADHAGTTLRMTADRRILIRNTYKHVPKYGSSVSDKMRQSIQEDHRQVFLARYPELADVPFTHTWGGVYAISRNFTNFFGQLDQGVYASACDNGVGAAWGTVSGTLLADYAVGATSKSLDDIQQVTGMPSLNPPEPFLGMGVRSRIQLAKWQSRSEL, encoded by the coding sequence ATGATTCATTTACCAAACGATGATGCAACATGTGGCTGGTATCATGCGCTACCCAAAACGCCAGCAAAACCTTCGTTGCAAGGGAATATAAATGCAGATTACGTGGTATTGGGCGCTGGGTTTGCGGGTCTTGCGATCGCGAGACGTTTAGCTGAGCATGAACCTGATGCACGAATTCTCTTGATTGATGCGCAGCGCATAGGTCAGGGAGCCTCCGGGAGAAATTCTGGCTTTGTTATCGACTTACCGCATAAGTTTTCTCTAGAGCATCCGGACCCAGCTCACAAGCAGAAGTTACTGGCGTTAAACCGTTCTGCGATCGGTCAATTAGATTGTTTGATCAGCAAATACAATATTGATTGCCAGTGGTCAGCAAAAGGTAAATATCAGGGCGCGGTTGGAGAAAGGGGCGAGGCTTATCTCGATCACTTTGAGCACTTGATGAAAGACTTGGGCGAACCGTATTTCCACGTGGATCGAGCAGAACTTGCAAAAGTACTCGGTACAAATTACTACAGCCGAGCCATTTACACTCCAGGTGGCTATTTAATGCAGCCAGCAGCACTAGTTCACGGCTTGGGTGAGAGCTTGCCTGATAACGTAGAAGTGCTAGAAAACTCTCCTATTCGCCGCCTGAGTAAAGAGAATGACAATTGGGTGTTGCATGGCGATAAAGGTTCAGTTCGCACACCAGAATTGTTACTAGGAACCAGCATTTTTACTCGAGAGTTTGGCTACCTGAAAAATCGACTGCTTCCGGTGATGACGTTCGCGAGCTGGACACGTCCTCTGACGGACGCCGAAATGCAGCGTTATGGTGGTGAACTGAACTGGGGGCTGACTCCGGCTGACCATGCTGGGACGACGCTGCGTATGACAGCGGATCGCCGAATACTGATTCGTAATACTTACAAACACGTACCTAAGTATGGCTCAAGTGTCAGTGACAAAATGAGGCAGAGTATTCAAGAAGATCATCGTCAAGTGTTCTTGGCCCGTTATCCAGAACTTGCTGATGTACCGTTTACTCACACATGGGGCGGCGTTTATGCCATCTCTCGTAACTTCACCAATTTTTTTGGTCAACTAGACCAAGGTGTTTACGCCAGTGCTTGCGATAACGGCGTTGGAGCTGCATGGGGAACCGTATCCGGCACTTTGCTTGCGGACTATGCCGTGGGGGCAACCTCCAAATCGTTGGATGACATACAACAAGTAACCGGTA
- a CDS encoding FAD-dependent oxidoreductase — protein sequence MIEITGDVIEEEVVVPVLSGTDSTPLDQPLPPSVSQPVFSTDPIVIIGSGHSGYQLASALRAQSANVPITVFTCDDGALYSKPALSNALAMGKNSDALQTESALEWEHRLNIRVYPHTRVEHIDRANSTLHTSIGQYRYSRLVLATGASPIEIPIEGDRSYVVSVNDLVDYRRFRSQLQGKKRIAILGDGLIGCEFANDLIESGFEVSVIGLGQWPMERLIPQQLGESLQNALSERGVQWLLQDSIAKIEPMADTSAELHLTSGKKITADLVLSAVGLKPNVSLAEQAGLEIGRGIKVNQFAQTSDENIYSLGDCVETEQGWQPYIAPINQMIPSLAKSLLGEMTPIALTPTPVIVKTPILPLTIFPVAPNAQGQWHIEKQGEELTAACYSVEGSMIGFALLGRKVQSLRSPWLEQLSLKQSAA from the coding sequence ATGATTGAAATCACGGGTGATGTGATTGAAGAAGAGGTGGTTGTGCCTGTTTTGTCGGGTACGGATTCAACGCCATTGGATCAACCACTTCCTCCTTCAGTGAGCCAGCCTGTCTTTTCGACGGATCCTATTGTCATTATTGGCAGTGGACATAGTGGCTATCAGTTGGCTTCGGCGCTTCGAGCTCAGTCTGCCAATGTTCCGATTACCGTCTTTACCTGTGACGATGGTGCTCTGTACAGTAAACCAGCGCTTTCGAATGCTCTGGCCATGGGTAAAAATAGTGATGCACTGCAAACGGAAAGTGCATTGGAGTGGGAGCATCGTTTAAATATTCGAGTTTACCCACATACCCGTGTCGAGCATATTGATCGCGCTAACTCAACATTACACACATCGATTGGTCAGTACCGTTATAGCCGCCTGGTGCTAGCGACGGGAGCATCACCGATCGAAATTCCTATTGAAGGTGACCGTTCGTACGTGGTTAGCGTCAATGATCTGGTCGATTACCGTCGCTTTAGATCTCAACTTCAAGGTAAAAAGCGCATTGCTATTCTGGGTGATGGCTTAATTGGCTGTGAGTTTGCTAACGACCTGATTGAAAGTGGTTTTGAAGTCAGTGTCATTGGTTTAGGGCAGTGGCCAATGGAGCGCCTGATCCCACAGCAGTTGGGCGAATCACTACAAAATGCACTAAGCGAACGTGGCGTACAGTGGTTACTGCAAGACAGCATTGCGAAAATTGAGCCAATGGCTGACACCAGCGCGGAACTCCACCTGACGAGCGGGAAAAAGATCACCGCGGACTTGGTCCTTAGTGCTGTGGGGCTTAAACCTAATGTTTCTCTGGCTGAGCAAGCAGGGCTGGAAATTGGCCGCGGCATTAAAGTAAACCAATTTGCCCAGACAAGTGATGAAAACATTTACTCGTTAGGGGACTGTGTTGAAACCGAACAAGGCTGGCAGCCGTATATTGCGCCTATCAACCAAATGATTCCGTCTCTGGCGAAGAGCCTATTGGGTGAAATGACGCCTATCGCGTTAACGCCAACACCAGTGATTGTGAAAACACCGATTCTTCCGTTGACCATCTTCCCTGTCGCACCTAATGCACAAGGACAGTGGCACATAGAAAAGCAGGGTGAGGAATTAACAGCAGCGTGTTACTCGGTGGAAGGTTCGATGATTGGATTTGCACTGCTAGGTCGAAAAGTCCAGTCTCTGCGCTCGCCTTGGCTCGAACAATTATCACTAAAACAATCTGCGGCGTAA